In the genome of Pseudomonas sp. LBUM920, one region contains:
- a CDS encoding type VI secretion system tip protein VgrG, producing MVSALMSTRFKLILPEVASDFQVLAFEGNEVIDQPYFIQLQVVSENASLDLEALLHQPAYLDFGTADAGLHGQIHAIGRDDPGARLTRYHLTLAPRLACLAHRRDQRIFQQRSVPQIIAAVLEHHGILADAYCFELGPVVYPPRTFCVQYAETDLHFIQRLCEEEGIHYHFRHSTNNHVLVFGDDQTVFRRLPAQRYCPVHDYVDESGVIQGFEVRLETRTRHTARRDHDFEHPLLRLHDTAGTAWAQPLEDYRYPGGFFDPARGKQLTRRSLERHQSDRHHALGSSDQAALSCGHFLELRDHPDPACNDLWLITSVRHEGYQPQVLEEAVVETDAFQGYRNRFIATPWRAPYRPLLKHPKPTINGSQTATVTGPAGEEVYCDAYGRVKVRFHWDRLENADDKSSCWVRVASGWAGDGFGAMMIPRVGMEVLVTFLEGDPDRPLINGCLPNALHMPTYPLPQHGTRSVLRSRSSPGGGGANELHLEDRRGEELIYLRAQRDLEQKVGHDSRLEVVGERHEIIRGLSTAHLQSGERRHIGGDRNVELKAHDHLDVQGDSQTRVGRLLVIEAGQQIHLKAGASLVIDAGAQLSLRAGGEYVLVQAGGIFTSKPITVGGLPPPNSSTSPFSATTGPKMAVAQGLVMALARQLGADFCPVCEQCREGQCAIKRRAA from the coding sequence ATGGTGAGTGCGTTAATGTCAACACGTTTCAAATTGATACTTCCAGAAGTTGCCAGCGACTTTCAAGTGCTCGCTTTTGAAGGCAATGAAGTCATTGATCAGCCTTATTTCATTCAACTGCAGGTAGTCAGTGAAAACGCCTCGCTGGACCTTGAGGCACTGCTCCATCAGCCTGCCTATCTTGACTTCGGCACGGCGGACGCAGGGCTGCATGGGCAAATCCACGCCATCGGCCGTGATGATCCGGGCGCGCGGCTGACCCGTTATCACCTCACCCTGGCCCCCCGGCTGGCGTGCCTGGCCCACCGGCGTGACCAGCGGATTTTCCAGCAGCGCAGTGTGCCGCAGATCATCGCTGCGGTGCTTGAGCATCACGGTATCCTTGCCGACGCCTATTGCTTCGAACTCGGCCCGGTGGTCTATCCGCCACGCACGTTCTGCGTGCAGTACGCTGAAACCGATCTGCACTTCATCCAGCGCCTGTGCGAAGAGGAGGGCATTCACTACCATTTCCGCCACAGCACGAACAATCACGTGCTGGTGTTTGGTGACGACCAGACGGTGTTTCGGCGCTTGCCTGCGCAGCGCTACTGTCCGGTGCATGACTATGTCGACGAATCGGGGGTGATCCAGGGTTTCGAGGTGCGCCTGGAAACCCGCACTCGGCATACGGCTCGCCGCGATCATGATTTCGAGCACCCGTTGTTGCGCTTGCACGACACGGCAGGCACTGCCTGGGCGCAACCTTTGGAGGATTATCGCTACCCTGGTGGCTTCTTTGACCCTGCACGGGGCAAACAATTGACGCGCCGAAGCCTGGAGCGCCATCAGAGCGACCGTCATCACGCGCTGGGCAGCAGTGATCAAGCTGCGTTGAGCTGCGGCCATTTCCTCGAACTGCGTGATCACCCCGATCCGGCCTGCAACGACCTTTGGTTGATCACATCAGTGCGTCATGAGGGTTATCAACCGCAGGTACTTGAGGAAGCGGTGGTTGAGACGGACGCATTCCAGGGCTACCGCAACCGGTTCATCGCCACACCCTGGCGCGCGCCTTATCGGCCTCTTCTGAAGCACCCGAAGCCGACCATCAATGGCAGTCAAACCGCCACAGTGACAGGGCCTGCGGGCGAAGAGGTGTATTGCGATGCCTATGGCCGGGTGAAAGTACGGTTTCATTGGGATCGCCTGGAAAACGCCGATGACAAAAGCAGCTGCTGGGTACGGGTAGCGTCCGGTTGGGCGGGGGATGGCTTTGGCGCAATGATGATTCCGCGCGTGGGCATGGAGGTGCTGGTGACCTTCCTGGAGGGCGATCCCGACCGGCCATTGATCAACGGCTGCCTGCCCAATGCGTTGCACATGCCGACCTATCCTTTGCCGCAGCACGGTACCCGCAGTGTCTTGCGCAGCCGCAGTTCGCCGGGCGGCGGGGGAGCCAACGAACTGCACCTTGAAGATCGCCGTGGCGAGGAACTCATCTACTTGCGCGCTCAGCGTGATCTGGAGCAGAAAGTGGGGCACGACAGTCGCTTGGAGGTCGTCGGAGAGCGCCACGAAATCATCCGTGGACTGAGCACGGCTCACCTGCAAAGCGGCGAGCGTCGTCATATCGGGGGTGATCGCAATGTCGAGCTCAAAGCGCATGATCACCTGGACGTGCAGGGCGACAGTCAGACACGGGTAGGGCGTTTGCTGGTCATAGAAGCCGGGCAACAAATCCATCTCAAGGCAGGTGCCAGCCTGGTCATCGATGCGGGCGCGCAACTGAGCCTCAGGGCTGGGGGTGAGTATGTGCTGGTTCAGGCCGGCGGTATTTTCACCAGCAAACCCATTACCGTCGGCGGCTTGCCACCCCCGAATTCATCAACGAGCCCCTTTTCAGCAACAACAGGCCCGAAAATGGCGGTTGCGCAAGGCCTCGTCATGGCGTTGGCCCGGCAATTGGGGGCTGATTTTTGTCCTGTGTGCGAGCAATGCCGCGAAGGCCAGTGCGCTATCAAGCGGAGGGCTGCTTGA
- a CDS encoding DUF4123 domain-containing protein encodes MQSTPGRWMAQQQQAGRRLCLILDGNHEARQPLLAARNLSQYCSLYGESAVAELAAVGPVILLLEQASEPALFDLLQHPQSDWGWLASLPDDDLAGAARHWRERMLVGLEGSQALYRFHDNRTLARVLAHLPSEHWPVFLGPLISVCYWHEGHWHHGDNPAPGEYPVPVPAPWLNTPNPHTAAILHANVLRYLLTEHSEDLAALVEFQDPRIWLSQVLEQARAWQWRAPQQLEFLVMRRLEEATRTCVIQWQPMQGETPGDHFERVSAQWRRLGGMHG; translated from the coding sequence ATGCAGAGCACGCCTGGCCGCTGGATGGCCCAACAGCAACAAGCGGGCCGCCGACTGTGTCTGATCCTTGACGGCAACCATGAGGCACGCCAGCCGCTGCTGGCAGCCCGTAATCTGTCGCAATATTGCAGTCTCTACGGTGAGAGCGCTGTGGCCGAACTGGCAGCGGTTGGTCCGGTGATCCTGCTATTGGAGCAGGCAAGTGAGCCTGCGCTGTTCGACCTGCTGCAGCACCCGCAGTCTGACTGGGGTTGGTTGGCAAGCCTGCCCGACGACGACCTGGCCGGTGCGGCCCGACATTGGCGCGAGCGCATGCTGGTAGGGCTCGAGGGCAGCCAGGCGTTGTATCGCTTTCATGACAATCGAACCCTGGCTCGCGTGTTGGCTCATCTGCCGAGTGAGCACTGGCCGGTGTTCCTCGGCCCGCTGATCAGCGTGTGCTACTGGCACGAGGGCCATTGGCACCACGGCGATAATCCGGCCCCCGGTGAGTATCCGGTGCCAGTTCCGGCACCCTGGCTCAACACCCCCAACCCCCATACGGCGGCCATCCTGCACGCCAATGTCCTGCGTTACCTGCTGACCGAGCACAGCGAAGACCTCGCCGCACTGGTTGAATTCCAGGACCCTCGAATCTGGTTATCTCAGGTATTGGAACAGGCTCGTGCGTGGCAATGGCGTGCGCCGCAACAGCTTGAGTTCCTGGTAATGCGCAGGTTGGAAGAGGCAACGCGTACCTGCGTCATTCAGTGGCAGCCAATGCAAGGAGAAACGCCTGGGGACCACTTCGAACGAGTATCGGCGCAGTGGCGCAGGCTGGGAGGTATGCATGGATAA